In Cupriavidus taiwanensis, the following are encoded in one genomic region:
- the leuC gene encoding 3-isopropylmalate dehydratase large subunit, producing MARTLVDKLWDAHVVRDLGDGWALLHIDRHLLHDLSGPPALRDVAARGLPLHDPKLVFSTPDHAVSSRPGRDGDTYPPGGRLWQGLRQGSAKAGIRMFDLGEPGQGIVHVMGPELGIVLPGLTVICGDSHTCTNGGIGAMAFGVGTSESTHALATQTLRQQKPRRMRILCEGELGTGVTAKDLILHVIGKLGAAAGVGYAIEFAGPAIQSLDIEGRLTVCNLCVELGARFGLIAPDQKTVDWVRGRPFAPAGELFERAAADWLALCTDADAVFDREERIDASAVVPTITWGTSPEQVIAVDGVTPRPEDEADSARRDAVVAALDYMGLEPGAPIAGTSVDWVFIGSCANSRLSDLRAAAAIVRGRRVAPGITAWVVPGSENVKREAEAEGLRAVFEAAGFQWREPGCSMCVAANGEQVPPGKRSVSTSNRNFVGRQGPGARTHLASPAMAAAAAVTGRITDVRRLQ from the coding sequence ATGGCGCGCACGCTGGTCGATAAACTTTGGGACGCGCACGTGGTGCGTGATCTTGGCGACGGCTGGGCGCTGCTGCACATCGATCGCCATCTCCTGCACGACCTGTCCGGTCCGCCGGCGTTGCGCGACGTGGCCGCGCGCGGGTTGCCGCTGCATGATCCGAAGCTGGTGTTCTCCACACCTGATCACGCCGTGTCCAGTCGCCCGGGGCGCGACGGCGATACCTATCCGCCCGGCGGGCGCCTGTGGCAGGGGTTGCGCCAGGGTTCGGCGAAGGCGGGTATCCGGATGTTCGATCTGGGCGAGCCTGGGCAAGGCATCGTGCATGTAATGGGCCCCGAACTTGGCATCGTACTGCCCGGGCTCACGGTGATTTGCGGCGACAGCCACACGTGTACCAATGGCGGCATCGGAGCGATGGCGTTCGGCGTCGGCACTTCCGAAAGCACGCATGCCCTGGCCACGCAGACGCTACGCCAGCAAAAGCCCAGGCGTATGCGCATTCTCTGCGAGGGTGAACTGGGAACGGGCGTCACCGCCAAGGACCTGATTCTGCATGTGATCGGCAAGCTTGGCGCCGCCGCAGGCGTCGGCTACGCCATCGAATTTGCTGGCCCGGCTATCCAATCGCTCGACATCGAAGGGCGATTGACGGTCTGCAATCTCTGCGTCGAACTGGGGGCGCGCTTTGGGCTGATCGCGCCCGACCAGAAGACCGTGGACTGGGTGCGGGGCAGACCGTTCGCGCCCGCCGGCGAGTTGTTCGAGCGGGCCGCAGCCGACTGGCTGGCGCTTTGCACCGATGCCGACGCCGTGTTCGACCGCGAAGAGCGGATAGATGCGTCGGCGGTGGTGCCAACCATTACCTGGGGCACCAGTCCCGAGCAGGTGATCGCGGTTGACGGTGTGACACCGCGACCTGAAGACGAAGCCGATTCCGCGCGGCGCGATGCCGTCGTTGCCGCTCTCGACTACATGGGCCTGGAGCCGGGCGCGCCGATTGCCGGAACGTCGGTGGACTGGGTTTTTATCGGGTCTTGTGCCAATTCCCGGCTGTCCGATTTGCGCGCGGCGGCGGCCATTGTCCGGGGGCGCCGGGTGGCGCCGGGCATCACCGCCTGGGTGGTGCCGGGTTCGGAGAACGTGAAACGCGAGGCGGAGGCAGAGGGATTGCGTGCGGTGTTCGAAGCCGCCGGTTTCCAGTGGCGCGAGCCGGGCTGCAGCATGTGCGTTGCAGCCAACGGCGAGCAGGTTCCGCCCGGCAAGCGTTCGGTTTCAACCTCCAACCGGAATTTCGTCGGCAGGC